A stretch of Desulfurivibrio alkaliphilus AHT 2 DNA encodes these proteins:
- the plsY gene encoding glycerol-3-phosphate 1-O-acyltransferase PlsY, which yields MAIYIVLLLGAYLLGSVPFGLLLGKMAGIDVRRGGSGNIGATNVGRLLGKKLGVATLLADLLKGVLPMLLASWWLAGDEQRSLVVGLCGAAAFLGHLFPIYLGFKGGKGVATALGVFLYLTPLAALGSMVVFVLVLLNWGYVSLASLSAALLMPGLVWLLYSAPAALEPGVGELLGPAWVEIWLETLLALLFALLIWFKHRDNIGRLWRGEEKSWRNHQK from the coding sequence ATGGCTATTTACATTGTGCTGCTGCTGGGCGCCTACCTGCTGGGCTCGGTGCCCTTTGGCCTGTTGTTGGGGAAAATGGCGGGGATAGACGTCAGGCGTGGGGGCAGCGGCAATATCGGGGCCACCAATGTGGGGCGGCTACTGGGTAAAAAACTGGGGGTGGCGACTTTGCTGGCCGACCTGCTCAAAGGGGTGCTGCCCATGCTGCTGGCTTCCTGGTGGCTGGCCGGCGATGAGCAGCGCTCGCTGGTGGTGGGGCTGTGCGGCGCGGCGGCCTTTCTGGGGCATCTTTTTCCCATCTACCTGGGTTTTAAGGGTGGGAAAGGGGTGGCCACCGCCCTGGGGGTTTTTTTGTACCTGACCCCGCTGGCGGCCCTGGGGTCCATGGTGGTTTTTGTGCTGGTGCTGCTTAACTGGGGCTATGTCTCCCTGGCCTCGCTGAGCGCCGCCCTGCTGATGCCGGGCCTGGTCTGGCTGCTTTACAGTGCGCCGGCGGCTTTGGAGCCGGGGGTGGGGGAACTGCTGGGCCCGGCCTGGGTTGAAATTTGGCTGGAAACCTTGCTGGCCCTGCTGTTTGCCCTGTTGATCTGGTTTAAACACCGGGACAACATCGGGCGCTTGTGGCGCGGTGAGGAAAAGAGTTGGCGCAATCATCAAAAATGA
- a CDS encoding nucleoside deaminase produces MEHEKFIAATIALAGETMRRGDGGPFAALVVRDHEIIGRGWNRVTSANDPTAHAEVEAIRAACAQVGDFSLAGCTLYVNCEPCPMCLAAAYWAGIEQIYYAADRHDAAAIGFADLHIYEELTRPPAKRSIPTRQLLRDKALPLFKEWQEMPDKILY; encoded by the coding sequence GTGGAACACGAAAAGTTCATCGCGGCAACTATCGCCCTGGCCGGAGAAACCATGCGCCGGGGCGATGGCGGCCCTTTCGCCGCCCTGGTGGTGCGGGACCACGAAATCATCGGCCGGGGCTGGAACCGAGTCACCTCCGCCAATGACCCCACCGCCCACGCCGAAGTGGAGGCCATCCGGGCCGCCTGCGCCCAAGTCGGTGACTTCAGCCTGGCCGGCTGCACCCTGTACGTCAACTGCGAACCCTGCCCCATGTGCCTGGCCGCGGCCTACTGGGCCGGCATCGAACAGATCTACTACGCCGCCGACCGCCATGATGCCGCCGCCATCGGCTTCGCCGATCTGCACATTTATGAAGAACTGACCCGCCCCCCGGCTAAGCGCAGTATCCCCACCCGGCAACTGCTACGGGACAAGGCCCTGCCCCTGTTCAAAGAATGGCAGGAAATGCCGGACAAAATCCTTTATTAA